A single window of Canis lupus familiaris isolate Mischka breed German Shepherd chromosome 7, alternate assembly UU_Cfam_GSD_1.0, whole genome shotgun sequence DNA harbors:
- the LOC100683727 gene encoding ribosome biogenesis protein NSA2 homolog isoform X4, translating to KKDYWSQLAWSELAGREPEAREPLGPPAAVRVGPAAVTRPQNEYIELHRKRYGYSLDYHEKKRKKEGQEAHECSKKAKKMIGLKAKLYHKPRHAEKIQMKKTIKMHEKRNTKPKNDEKTPQRAVPAYLLDREGQSRAKVLSSMITQKRKEKAGKWEVPLPKVRAQGETEVLKVIRTGKRKKESMEEDGH from the exons aaaaaagattattggtCGCAGCTGGCGTGGAGCGAGCTCGCGGGCCGGGAGCCTGAAGCTAGAGAGCCTCTTGGCCCCCCGGCGGCTGTACGCGTCGGCCCAGCGGCCGTCACCAGGccacaaaatgaatatattgaGTTACACCGGAAGCGCTATGGCTATAGTTTGGATtaccatgagaaaaagagaaagaaagaaggtcaAGAGGCTCATGAAtgttcaaaaaaagcaaaaaagatgaTTGGTCTGAAAGCTAAGCTCTACCATAAACCACGGCATGctgagaaaatacaaatgaaaaagactATCAAGATGCATGAAAAGAGAAACACCAAACCAAAGAATGATGAAAAGACTCCACAGAGAGCAGTACCTGCATATCTACTGGACAGGGAGGGGCAGTCCCGAGCTAAAGTACTTTCCAGTATGATTACACAAAAGCGAAAAGAGAAAGCGGGTAAGTGGGAAGTTCCTTTACCCAAAGTTCGTGCTCAGGGAGAAACAGAAGTATTAAAA gtcattcgaacaggaaagagaaaaaaagaaagcatggaagAGGATGGTCACTAA